In Dunckerocampus dactyliophorus isolate RoL2022-P2 chromosome 14, RoL_Ddac_1.1, whole genome shotgun sequence, one DNA window encodes the following:
- the LOC129194420 gene encoding heparan sulfate glucosamine 3-O-sulfotransferase 1-like has protein sequence MASFLASAFLLVLHTYAGVSLNSMDLTSSEHVVSSPPPGTSRRCPHSIIIGVRKGGTRALLEMLDIHPEVAAAATEVHFFDWDENYSKGLEWYRELMPYSYPYQITVEKTPGYFTSALAPERICAMNSSIKLLLILRDPAERVISDYTQVYFNRLENHKPVQAIENLLVRNGALNVRYKAIQRSLYDIHMRNWLRHFPLEQIHIVDGDLLIHDPLPELQKVERFLNLPPRIVSSNFYFNQTKGFYCIRSDGRERCLHESKGRPHPVVNSTVLQQLRSYLQEHNRTFFRLVKRTFNWQ, from the coding sequence ATGGCCTCTTTCCTGGCGTCTGCCTTTCTTTTGGTTCTCCACACGTATGCTGGCGTTAGTTTGAACAGCATGGATCTCACCAGCAGTGAACATGTGGTCTCTTCTCCTCCGCCGGGCACTAGCAGAAGATGCCCACACAGTATAATAATTGGGGTGCGCAAAGGCGGCACGAGAGCCCTCCTGGAAATGCTAGACATCCACCCCGAGGTTGCCGCTGCTGCAACTGAGGTGCATTTCTTTGACTGGGATGAGAACTACTCCAAAGGCTTAGAGTGGTACCGTGAGCTGATGCCCTACTCATACCCTTACCAGATCACCGTGGAAAAAACTCCAGGGTATTTCACATCAGCTCTCGCACCAGAACGCATATGCGCCATGAACTCATCCATAAAGCTCCTGCTGATCTTGCGTGACCCGGCCGAGCGGGTCATCTCTGACTACACCCAGGTGTACTTCAACCGACTGGAGAACCACAAGCCAGTGCAAGCCATCGAGAACCTTCTAGTGCGCAACGGAGCCCTAAATGTCCGCTACAAGGCCATCCAGAGGAGCCTGTATGACATCCACATGCGGAACTGGCTGCGTCACTTCCCCTTGGAACAGATTCATATCGTGGATGGGGATTTGCTCATTCACGACCCCCTGCCAGAGCTTCAAAAAGTGGAGCGCTTCCTCAACTTGCCTCCCAGGATAGTTTCGTCCAACTTCTACTTCAACCAAACCAAAGGCTTTTACTGTATTCGAAGTGACGGTCGAGAGCGATGTCTGCATGAGTCGAAGGGACGTCCCCACCCTGTGGTCAACAGTACTGTACTCCAACAACTCCGTTCTTACCTTCAGGAGCATAACAGAACCTTCTTTAGGCTGGTGAAGCGTACATTCAATTGGCAATAG